One window from the genome of Triticum urartu cultivar G1812 unplaced genomic scaffold, Tu2.1 TuUngrouped_contig_4875, whole genome shotgun sequence encodes:
- the LOC125528438 gene encoding survival of motor neuron-related-splicing factor 30 isoform X2, with protein sequence MEKELQEVITLTEELLATANPSESAQNDVGLSPPNYSAGVHSEALDDLSQSHEKFAVGTKVQAVYSEDGEWYNATIEGLTPIGYFVSYEGWGNKEEVDPANVRALDVEAADALGLAEKEAEATKMALKRKVEQAATSDYQIRSLPTKLKIDPNDPEDVKAAKRKKIHAFKSKARFEQLDFAQNKRQNAWQQFQTTKGKAKKVGFFSGRKKESIFKSPEDHRGKVGVTGSGKGLTDFQRREKHLHLKDGSSGDAVDYEE encoded by the exons ATGGAAAAGGAGCTTCAAGAG GTTATTACATTAACCGAAGAGCTTTTGGCAACTGCAAATCCAAGTGAGAGTGCGCAGAATGATGTAGGTCTATCACCGCCAAATTATTCTGCTGGAGTGCACTCAGAG GCACTGGATGACCTCTCACAATCCCATGAAAAATTTGCAGTTGGTACCAAAGTGCAAGCTGTGTATAGTGAAGATGGGGAGTG GTACAATGCGACAATTGAAGGTCTGACACCAATTGGTTATTTTGTAAGTTATGAAGGCTGGGGAAACAAGGAAGAG GTGGACCCTGCTAATGTCAGGGCACTTGACGTGGAAGCTGCTGATGCTTTAGGACTAGCTGAAAAAGAAGCTGAAGCGACAAAAATGGCATTAAAGAGAAAAGTTGAACAAGCAGCAACATCTGACTATCAGATTCGTAGCTTACCCACAAAACTTAAGATCGATCCAAATGATCCAGAAGATGTG AAAGCTGCAAAGCGTAAGAAGATCCATGCTTTCAAGTCAAAAGCCCGCTTTGAGCAACTAGATTTCGCACAGAATAAGCGGCAAAATGCATGGCAACAGTTCCAGACTACCAAAGGAAAGGCTAAGAAG GTGGGATTCTTTTCGGGTCGCAAGAAGGAGAGCATCTTCAAGTCACCGGAAGATCACAGAGGTAAGGTGGGGGTCACTGGTAGCGGGAAAGGCCTGACTGACTTCCAGAGGAGGGAGAAGCACCTTCATCTCAAGGATGGTTCTTCTGGGGATGCAGTGGACTATGAGGAATAA
- the LOC125528438 gene encoding survival of motor neuron-related-splicing factor 30 isoform X1 has product MEDLSVEELASNLSTYKDQLREVRKFIKEKKDDAGISEYVDMEKELQEVITLTEELLATANPSESAQNDVGLSPPNYSAGVHSEALDDLSQSHEKFAVGTKVQAVYSEDGEWYNATIEGLTPIGYFVSYEGWGNKEEVDPANVRALDVEAADALGLAEKEAEATKMALKRKVEQAATSDYQIRSLPTKLKIDPNDPEDVKAAKRKKIHAFKSKARFEQLDFAQNKRQNAWQQFQTTKGKAKKVGFFSGRKKESIFKSPEDHRGKVGVTGSGKGLTDFQRREKHLHLKDGSSGDAVDYEE; this is encoded by the exons ATGGAGGATCTCAGCGTCGAGGAGCTCGCCTCCAATCTCTCCACCTACAAGGACCAGCTCCGCGAG GTTAGGAAGTTCATCAAGGAGAAAAAAGATGACGCTGGAATTTCTGAATATGTTGATATGGAAAAGGAGCTTCAAGAG GTTATTACATTAACCGAAGAGCTTTTGGCAACTGCAAATCCAAGTGAGAGTGCGCAGAATGATGTAGGTCTATCACCGCCAAATTATTCTGCTGGAGTGCACTCAGAG GCACTGGATGACCTCTCACAATCCCATGAAAAATTTGCAGTTGGTACCAAAGTGCAAGCTGTGTATAGTGAAGATGGGGAGTG GTACAATGCGACAATTGAAGGTCTGACACCAATTGGTTATTTTGTAAGTTATGAAGGCTGGGGAAACAAGGAAGAG GTGGACCCTGCTAATGTCAGGGCACTTGACGTGGAAGCTGCTGATGCTTTAGGACTAGCTGAAAAAGAAGCTGAAGCGACAAAAATGGCATTAAAGAGAAAAGTTGAACAAGCAGCAACATCTGACTATCAGATTCGTAGCTTACCCACAAAACTTAAGATCGATCCAAATGATCCAGAAGATGTG AAAGCTGCAAAGCGTAAGAAGATCCATGCTTTCAAGTCAAAAGCCCGCTTTGAGCAACTAGATTTCGCACAGAATAAGCGGCAAAATGCATGGCAACAGTTCCAGACTACCAAAGGAAAGGCTAAGAAG GTGGGATTCTTTTCGGGTCGCAAGAAGGAGAGCATCTTCAAGTCACCGGAAGATCACAGAGGTAAGGTGGGGGTCACTGGTAGCGGGAAAGGCCTGACTGACTTCCAGAGGAGGGAGAAGCACCTTCATCTCAAGGATGGTTCTTCTGGGGATGCAGTGGACTATGAGGAATAA